The Parabacteroides sp. AD58 genome includes a window with the following:
- a CDS encoding GIN domain-containing protein — protein sequence MKAIVHIIGCGLLAALSLSSCSVNATKGNGKIVEKEIAIHDYSILNLGGWKAQVVYQQSDEAPYLKIECDENILPLLEIRSANDSLTIQPPKEDLGRFITTQFRIQTNSRSIKVINLAGKIQFEVADSLIAPDLEIALAGASRLHAPKMRVDDLRLNIAGKCDADLSGSAEQVELNLAGQCSYRAMELKTSELNTNIAGSCSMEVYVTDKIKLSEMGKCDITYKGNPSIEHEGVTLGNIKQIGE from the coding sequence ATGAAAGCAATTGTACATATTATAGGCTGCGGGCTTTTGGCCGCCCTGAGTCTTTCGTCGTGTTCGGTCAATGCGACGAAAGGCAATGGTAAGATTGTCGAGAAAGAGATCGCCATCCATGACTATTCAATCCTGAATCTGGGTGGTTGGAAAGCCCAGGTTGTGTATCAGCAATCCGATGAAGCTCCTTATCTGAAGATTGAATGTGATGAAAATATCCTGCCGTTGCTGGAAATCCGTTCGGCCAACGACAGCCTGACTATCCAACCGCCCAAAGAAGATTTAGGTCGGTTTATAACGACTCAATTCAGAATTCAGACGAATTCTCGATCGATTAAGGTAATTAATCTGGCGGGAAAGATACAGTTCGAAGTAGCCGACTCGCTGATTGCCCCTGACCTTGAAATAGCTTTGGCCGGAGCCAGCAGGCTGCATGCGCCTAAAATGCGTGTAGATGATCTGCGGCTGAATATCGCGGGTAAATGTGATGCAGACCTGAGTGGAAGTGCAGAACAGGTAGAATTAAATCTGGCCGGTCAGTGTTCGTATCGTGCCATGGAGCTGAAAACGTCCGAATTGAATACGAATATTGCAGGCAGTTGTTCCATGGAAGTGTACGTGACCGATAAAATCAAACTCTCAGAAATGGGAAAATGCGATATAACGTATAAAGGAAATCCGAGTATCGAACACGAAGGTGTAACTTTAGGGAATATTAAACAGATAGGAGAATAA
- a CDS encoding HIT family protein, with product MATIFSRIVAGEIPCHKIAEDDEFFAFLDINPVAVGHTLVIPKKEIDYIFDIDDPMLGRMMAFAKRVARALETAIECKRVGLAVMGLEVPHAHIHLIPITKESDMNFFGKKKEMTQEELAAVAEKVRFVYK from the coding sequence ATGGCAACAATATTCAGTAGAATTGTGGCAGGTGAAATTCCCTGCCATAAGATTGCGGAAGACGATGAATTCTTCGCCTTTCTGGATATTAATCCGGTCGCAGTGGGACATACATTGGTTATTCCCAAGAAAGAAATTGATTATATCTTCGATATTGATGACCCGATGTTAGGACGGATGATGGCTTTTGCCAAACGTGTCGCCCGAGCTTTGGAAACAGCTATCGAGTGTAAACGTGTCGGTCTGGCTGTCATGGGACTTGAAGTTCCTCATGCACATATTCATTTAATCCCAATTACCAAAGAGTCTGATATGAACTTCTTCGGTAAGAAAAAAGAAATGACACAAGAAGAACTGGCTGCCGTGGCAGAAAAAGTACGTTTTGTGTATAAATGA
- the greA gene encoding transcription elongation factor GreA, with amino-acid sequence MAVSYMTEDGYNKILAEINYLETVKRPEISAQIAEARDKGDLSENAEYDAAKEAQGIMEAKLAQLKALIANARLIDESRVQTNEVQILNKVKIKNTKNNAVMTYMLVSDSEANLKEGKIAISTPIAQGLLGKKVGDIVEIKVPSGLMKFEIMDISI; translated from the coding sequence ATGGCTGTTAGTTATATGACAGAAGATGGCTACAACAAGATTTTAGCTGAAATTAATTATTTGGAGACTGTGAAACGTCCGGAAATTTCGGCTCAGATTGCTGAAGCCCGCGACAAAGGCGACTTGTCTGAAAACGCTGAATACGATGCAGCTAAGGAAGCACAAGGCATTATGGAGGCTAAATTGGCCCAGTTGAAAGCTCTGATTGCAAATGCTCGTCTGATTGATGAATCGCGTGTACAGACAAACGAAGTACAAATCTTGAATAAGGTTAAGATCAAGAATACAAAGAACAACGCCGTTATGACGTATATGCTGGTTTCTGACTCGGAAGCCAACCTGAAGGAAGGTAAGATTGCCATCAGCACACCGATTGCACAAGGTCTGTTAGGCAAGAAAGTAGGCGACATTGTTGAAATCAAAGTACCTTCTGGTTTGATGAAGTTTGAAATTATGGATATTTCTATTTAA
- a CDS encoding redoxin domain-containing protein: MKAIPGYIYLFLALLAVTSCKKNNDFTVEGVVSGAEGQIMYLENVGISSVSMLDSVKLSAAGTFEFTQPRPEYPDFYRLRLKNQLINFAVDSTETIKILADAGTFATSYKVEGSENCKAIKTITLAQLDANQAIQKLRKEYEHKHMEDSVYRRKVLEASSAYKTVALKYIFGAPMSTVAYYALFQQVDGLLFFDLYDKKDSQAYGAVATSYDHFYPENPRSKQLHNLALQSIKFIRSQRKLDLSNVKTKEISFLDIELPDLYSTPIKLSDIAKGRAVIVNFTAYQADWSPALNMELNRLYTKYKDKGLLIYQISLDADKHFWMNAASNLPWTCVRDPQTVYSQVASLYNVKQLPAIFILDKKGNIIKRADNIKQLEKDIEAAL, from the coding sequence ATGAAAGCAATACCCGGTTATATTTATCTGTTTCTGGCTCTTCTGGCTGTCACTTCTTGTAAGAAAAATAATGATTTTACAGTGGAAGGTGTGGTATCCGGAGCAGAAGGACAAATTATGTATTTAGAAAATGTCGGCATTTCGTCGGTAAGTATGCTGGATTCTGTGAAGTTGAGTGCGGCCGGAACTTTCGAATTTACGCAACCTCGTCCGGAATATCCCGATTTTTACCGGTTACGTTTGAAGAATCAGCTAATCAACTTTGCAGTTGACTCTACCGAAACCATCAAGATTTTGGCTGATGCCGGAACTTTTGCCACTTCCTATAAAGTAGAAGGTTCTGAAAACTGCAAGGCCATCAAAACGATTACATTAGCACAGCTGGATGCCAACCAGGCCATCCAGAAGTTACGCAAGGAATATGAACACAAACACATGGAAGACTCGGTTTACCGCCGCAAAGTATTGGAAGCCTCATCTGCTTATAAAACGGTGGCCCTGAAATATATTTTCGGTGCGCCGATGTCGACGGTAGCCTATTATGCCCTCTTCCAGCAGGTCGACGGACTGTTGTTCTTCGATTTGTATGATAAGAAAGATTCACAGGCATATGGAGCTGTGGCAACCAGCTATGATCATTTTTATCCGGAAAATCCGCGGTCAAAGCAATTACATAATCTGGCTCTTCAGTCCATTAAGTTTATCCGTTCACAACGGAAGCTCGATCTGTCGAACGTAAAGACAAAGGAGATTTCATTCCTGGACATTGAGTTGCCAGACTTGTACAGCACTCCTATCAAATTGTCGGATATCGCAAAAGGCCGTGCAGTGATTGTGAATTTTACCGCCTATCAGGCAGATTGGTCGCCTGCTTTGAATATGGAACTGAACCGATTATATACCAAATATAAGGACAAAGGCCTGCTGATCTATCAGATTTCGCTGGATGCCGACAAGCATTTCTGGATGAATGCAGCATCAAACCTGCCATGGACATGTGTGCGTGATCCGCAAACGGTTTACTCGCAGGTAGCTTCTTTATATAATGTGAAGCAGTTGCCGGCAATCTTCATCCTCGATAAGAAAGGCAATATCATCAAGCGCGCCGACAATATCAAGCAACTTGAAAAAGATATTGAAGCGGCTTTGTGA
- the pnp gene encoding polyribonucleotide nucleotidyltransferase: protein MLNPINKTIELSDGRTITIETGKLAKQADGAVTVRMGNTVLLATVCAAKDANPGVDFMPLQVEYKEKFSAFGRFPGGFTKREGKASDYEILTARLVDRALRPLFPDNYHAEVYVNIILFSADGEDMPDALAGLAASAALAVSDIPFNGPISEVRVARIDGQFVINPTFSQLEKADIDIMVGATLDNIMMVEGEMNEVQESEMLDAIKAAHEAIKVQCQAQMELMEACGKTVKREYCHEVNDDDLRKDVHDKCYAKAYAVATSGTDKHERADAFDAIVEEYKSQFTEEELTEEKVGMIDRYYHDVEKEAMRRAILDEGKRLDGRKTTEIRPIWIETDCLPGPHGSAIFTRGETQSLSTVTLGTKDDEKIIDDVLVHDKERFLLHYNFPPFSTGEAKAQRGVGRREIGHGHLAWRALKRMIPENYPYVVRVMSDILESNGSSSMATVCAGTLALRDAGVPMKKPVSGIAMGLISENHGTNYAILSDILGDEDHLGDMDFKVTGTKDGITATQMDIKVDGLSYEILEKALAQAREGRMYILDKILEAQPEARPDLKPHAPRIETLTVAKEFIGAIIGPGGKIIQGIQEKTGATISIEEVDGVGKVEISASNKEVIDAAMRAIKSIVAVPEIGEVYEGKISSIMPYGAFVEFMPGKDGLLHISEIDWKRLDTVEQAGLKEGDTITVKLLDIDPKTGKFKLSHKALLPKPEGYEERAPRSERAPRSEKGPRNNNHGPRPDRQHNQG, encoded by the coding sequence ATGCTTAATCCAATTAACAAGACAATCGAGTTGAGTGATGGAAGAACCATCACCATCGAGACGGGAAAATTGGCAAAACAAGCCGACGGCGCTGTAACCGTCCGGATGGGCAATACCGTATTGCTGGCTACTGTTTGTGCCGCTAAAGATGCAAATCCCGGGGTTGATTTTATGCCACTGCAAGTAGAATATAAAGAGAAATTCTCCGCTTTTGGACGTTTCCCTGGCGGCTTTACCAAACGTGAAGGGAAAGCTTCTGATTACGAAATTTTGACAGCACGCTTGGTTGACCGTGCCTTGCGTCCTTTGTTCCCCGACAATTACCACGCAGAAGTTTATGTAAATATCATTTTATTCTCTGCTGATGGAGAAGATATGCCGGATGCGCTGGCTGGTTTGGCAGCATCAGCTGCTTTGGCAGTTTCAGATATTCCGTTTAACGGACCGATTTCTGAAGTACGTGTTGCACGTATTGATGGTCAGTTCGTCATCAACCCGACGTTCTCGCAGTTGGAAAAAGCAGATATCGATATTATGGTAGGTGCTACGCTTGATAACATCATGATGGTGGAAGGCGAAATGAACGAAGTTCAGGAGTCGGAAATGCTGGATGCGATCAAGGCTGCACACGAAGCAATCAAAGTACAGTGTCAGGCGCAGATGGAATTAATGGAAGCCTGCGGCAAAACAGTAAAACGTGAATACTGCCATGAAGTAAATGATGACGACTTGCGCAAGGATGTTCACGATAAATGTTATGCGAAAGCTTATGCTGTTGCTACTTCGGGTACCGACAAACACGAACGTGCTGATGCATTCGATGCGATCGTTGAAGAATATAAATCTCAGTTTACGGAAGAAGAACTGACTGAAGAGAAAGTCGGTATGATCGACCGTTACTATCATGATGTAGAAAAAGAAGCAATGCGCCGTGCTATCCTTGATGAAGGAAAGCGTTTGGATGGCCGTAAGACGACAGAGATCCGTCCGATCTGGATTGAAACCGACTGTCTGCCTGGTCCTCATGGTTCAGCTATCTTTACACGTGGTGAGACTCAGTCTTTGTCTACAGTTACATTAGGAACCAAAGATGACGAGAAGATTATCGACGATGTATTGGTTCATGATAAGGAACGTTTCTTGTTACATTATAACTTCCCTCCATTCTCAACCGGTGAAGCAAAGGCACAGCGAGGTGTTGGTCGTCGTGAAATAGGTCACGGTCACTTGGCTTGGCGTGCTTTGAAGCGGATGATTCCGGAAAACTATCCGTATGTTGTTCGTGTTATGTCAGATATTCTGGAATCAAATGGTTCGTCTTCTATGGCAACTGTCTGCGCTGGAACATTGGCTTTGCGTGACGCAGGTGTTCCGATGAAGAAGCCGGTTTCAGGTATTGCCATGGGATTGATCTCTGAAAATCACGGAACCAATTACGCGATCCTGTCAGATATTCTGGGTGATGAAGACCACTTGGGTGATATGGACTTCAAGGTAACTGGAACAAAAGATGGTATTACTGCTACGCAGATGGATATCAAAGTAGATGGTCTGTCATACGAAATTCTGGAGAAGGCTTTGGCTCAGGCTCGTGAAGGCCGTATGTATATTCTGGATAAGATACTGGAAGCACAGCCGGAAGCTCGTCCAGACTTGAAGCCTCATGCTCCGCGTATCGAAACATTGACGGTAGCTAAAGAATTTATCGGTGCTATCATTGGCCCGGGCGGTAAGATTATTCAGGGTATTCAGGAAAAGACCGGCGCAACCATCTCTATTGAAGAAGTTGACGGTGTAGGTAAAGTGGAAATCTCTGCCAGCAACAAAGAAGTGATCGACGCGGCTATGCGTGCTATCAAGTCGATTGTGGCTGTACCGGAAATCGGCGAAGTTTACGAAGGTAAGATTTCTTCTATCATGCCTTACGGTGCATTCGTTGAATTCATGCCGGGCAAAGACGGTTTGCTGCACATCTCTGAAATCGACTGGAAGCGTTTGGATACAGTTGAGCAAGCCGGTTTGAAGGAAGGCGACACGATTACGGTTAAACTGCTTGATATTGATCCGAAAACAGGTAAGTTCAAGTTGTCTCATAAAGCTCTTCTGCCAAAACCGGAAGGATATGAAGAAAGAGCTCCGAGAAGTGAACGCGCGCCTCGTTCGGAAAAAGGACCGCGTAATAACAATCATGGTCCGCGTCCTGATCGTCAGCACAACCAAGGTTAA
- a CDS encoding trypsin-like peptidase domain-containing protein, translating to MKTTIILLCILSCFTFVSGFSQISHGGKPLPYLSTKSAPAAFFESMPAFDLQEQLRLDSMEYNGLRNSNRFAYKFMTDFTPDNAGMTYTLADGTRVWRLGIRSEGAVSINLLFTEYELPEGASLFVYDPEQKQIKGSFTSQNNSERHILPVSPVYGDEIIVEYQEPAHSPFHGRLRIGEVNHAYRSLARATEPAGEPSSYSCILPLSCSLPDGDPYQKVGRSVVELIVDGTYYCTGSLINNLQHDGKPYLLTASHCLNEDFTIKNPDYEEIAGKIIAFFNYNSPTCESPMRGTEEMSMASAYYRAVNENTDMALLELTEIPPVYYRPYYAGWNASESPSAPFVCIQHPGGATKRFSLADQIALDNFSDSSLKLASMSFWHVAEWTQGCTAGGSSGSPLFDSNYQVIGALTGGNSYCYSPYNDYFYSLYYSWENVAEKEQQLKYWLAPNQTDRLCDGLDPYASAPALRLSHVFEIGKYDQIETRQTSDSKYVFGLHDDACEYAEKYTNPGRVVVYGCYLVTPALSGRTGLDVDICLYAGKEKPETLLASQKFNPVYPYMENGNRGEAGKSLARSQENFVVWDTPVEVEGNFFIGYRINNTVDFCTYAVKEGEITQNTAWVKQGENWKEVSAVSDIGFSTALFLDPVVSYQSDETANEPLAVQKNILVSCVRSEKSIHLILPQNQPEATYVLVDSSGRIIDRQIIRDSQTTWRYPNLPVGMYILSIQQGRQKYTRKIVF from the coding sequence ATGAAGACAACGATTATTCTTTTGTGTATCCTGTCATGTTTTACGTTCGTTAGCGGATTCAGTCAAATCAGTCATGGCGGAAAACCTCTTCCTTACCTGTCGACTAAGTCTGCACCGGCAGCATTCTTCGAATCCATGCCAGCTTTCGATTTGCAGGAACAACTTCGCCTGGATTCTATGGAGTACAACGGATTGAGAAACTCGAATCGCTTCGCCTATAAATTCATGACTGATTTCACACCTGATAATGCCGGAATGACTTATACGCTGGCTGATGGAACTCGAGTATGGCGATTAGGCATCCGGTCTGAAGGCGCTGTTTCCATTAATCTTCTGTTTACAGAATATGAACTTCCTGAAGGCGCCAGTCTGTTTGTCTATGATCCGGAGCAAAAGCAAATAAAAGGCAGCTTTACCAGCCAAAATAATTCCGAGCGTCATATACTGCCTGTCTCTCCAGTCTACGGTGATGAAATCATTGTTGAATACCAGGAACCGGCTCATAGTCCATTTCATGGAAGATTGAGAATAGGAGAAGTCAATCATGCTTACCGCTCGTTAGCAAGAGCTACTGAACCAGCCGGTGAACCTAGCAGCTACAGTTGTATTCTTCCTCTTTCCTGTTCGCTGCCTGACGGTGATCCTTATCAGAAAGTAGGGCGAAGTGTGGTAGAACTTATTGTTGATGGAACCTATTATTGTACCGGTTCGCTGATCAATAATCTCCAACACGACGGAAAACCTTATTTGCTGACGGCCTCACATTGCCTGAATGAGGATTTTACTATAAAGAATCCGGATTACGAAGAGATAGCCGGGAAAATCATTGCCTTCTTCAACTACAACAGTCCGACCTGCGAATCACCCATGCGCGGAACGGAAGAAATGTCGATGGCATCTGCCTATTACCGGGCTGTTAATGAAAATACAGACATGGCTTTATTGGAACTGACAGAAATACCGCCGGTTTATTATCGCCCGTATTATGCCGGCTGGAATGCTTCTGAAAGCCCTTCCGCTCCTTTTGTCTGTATCCAGCATCCGGGCGGAGCAACGAAGCGTTTCAGTCTGGCCGATCAGATTGCATTAGACAATTTCAGTGACAGCAGTCTGAAGCTTGCCTCGATGAGTTTCTGGCATGTTGCTGAATGGACACAGGGTTGTACAGCCGGCGGCTCGTCTGGCTCGCCGTTGTTCGACAGCAATTATCAGGTGATTGGTGCCCTGACTGGCGGAAATTCGTATTGCTATTCCCCGTACAATGATTATTTCTATTCGCTTTATTATTCCTGGGAAAATGTGGCAGAAAAGGAACAACAGCTGAAATACTGGTTGGCTCCGAATCAAACGGACCGGCTTTGTGACGGATTGGATCCGTATGCCAGTGCGCCTGCCTTGCGTTTGAGTCATGTATTCGAGATTGGAAAGTATGATCAGATTGAGACCCGCCAGACATCCGATTCGAAATATGTATTCGGTCTGCACGATGATGCGTGTGAATATGCCGAGAAATATACGAATCCGGGCAGAGTTGTCGTGTATGGCTGTTATCTGGTCACTCCCGCTTTGTCGGGAAGAACGGGGCTTGATGTCGATATCTGCCTGTATGCCGGTAAGGAAAAGCCGGAAACATTACTGGCTTCACAGAAATTCAATCCGGTTTATCCTTATATGGAGAATGGAAATAGGGGAGAAGCCGGTAAATCGTTGGCTCGTTCCCAGGAGAACTTCGTTGTCTGGGATACGCCCGTTGAGGTAGAAGGAAACTTCTTTATCGGGTATCGTATCAACAACACGGTAGATTTCTGTACTTATGCCGTTAAGGAAGGAGAAATAACCCAAAATACAGCGTGGGTCAAGCAAGGAGAGAATTGGAAAGAAGTATCTGCCGTTTCGGATATCGGTTTCAGTACGGCCTTGTTTCTTGATCCGGTCGTTAGCTATCAGTCGGATGAAACAGCCAACGAGCCGCTTGCTGTACAGAAAAACATATTGGTCAGTTGTGTGCGTAGCGAGAAGAGTATTCATTTGATTCTTCCGCAGAATCAACCGGAGGCTACGTATGTGCTGGTTGATTCGAGCGGTAGAATAATAGACCGGCAGATTATTCGTGACTCACAAACCACCTGGCGTTATCCGAATCTGCCGGTGGGCATGTATATTCTTTCTATCCAGCAGGGACGTCAGAAATATACCCGTAAAATTGTTTTCTAA
- a CDS encoding DMT family transporter: MTTNEIKGHAAMFGAEFMWGLMAPIGKFVMASAIFTPLVVTDCRMFGAALLFWLVSFFTKPEHVNHKDLLTLFFASMLGIVFNQGSYIFGLSLTSPINASIVTTSTPILTMIIAALYLHEPVTGKKLIGVFMGATGALMLIFSGHQGQASGQGGNIWGDLLCLLAQLSFACYLVFYKGLISRYSPITLMKWMFTYSSICMIPFSYNDLLHTNWAEIDYKLGLGLLMVVFCATFISYLLVPIGQRTLRPTVTSMYNYVQPIVACVVAVIWGMDQFNLLKIVAVILVFSGVFLVTQSRSRADLEAYEKQKGTAQKG; the protein is encoded by the coding sequence ATGACAACAAATGAGATAAAAGGCCATGCGGCCATGTTTGGTGCCGAGTTTATGTGGGGTTTGATGGCACCTATCGGCAAATTTGTTATGGCCAGCGCGATATTTACCCCCCTGGTAGTTACCGATTGCCGTATGTTCGGAGCTGCCCTGCTATTCTGGCTCGTTTCGTTCTTTACCAAGCCTGAGCATGTCAACCATAAAGATCTGCTGACATTGTTTTTTGCTTCCATGCTGGGCATCGTGTTCAATCAGGGCTCATATATTTTCGGATTGAGCCTGACTTCACCGATCAATGCTTCAATTGTAACGACCAGTACGCCTATTTTAACCATGATTATCGCTGCTCTGTACTTGCATGAGCCGGTAACAGGCAAGAAACTGATCGGTGTATTTATGGGAGCAACCGGAGCTTTAATGCTTATCTTCAGCGGACATCAGGGACAGGCTTCCGGTCAGGGCGGAAATATCTGGGGTGATTTACTTTGCCTGCTGGCCCAGCTGAGCTTTGCCTGTTATTTGGTATTCTATAAAGGACTGATATCCCGTTACTCTCCGATTACACTGATGAAGTGGATGTTTACCTATTCTTCTATTTGTATGATTCCGTTCTCATACAATGATCTGCTTCATACCAATTGGGCTGAAATAGATTATAAACTGGGATTAGGCTTGTTGATGGTCGTCTTTTGCGCGACTTTCATCAGTTATCTGTTAGTTCCTATCGGACAGCGCACGCTGCGCCCGACGGTTACCAGTATGTACAATTATGTACAGCCAATCGTAGCCTGTGTAGTAGCCGTCATTTGGGGCATGGATCAGTTTAACCTGCTGAAGATTGTAGCTGTCATCCTTGTCTTCTCGGGTGTCTTTTTGGTTACACAAAGTCGCAGCCGTGCTGATCTGGAAGCATACGAAAAGCAAAAGGGAACAGCACAGAAAGGATAA